One window of Oreochromis niloticus isolate F11D_XX linkage group LG23, O_niloticus_UMD_NMBU, whole genome shotgun sequence genomic DNA carries:
- the suco gene encoding SUN domain-containing ossification factor isoform X1: MKRLRVLLVCLIVALLCWYPSQHVYCSEQSLSSSGQSRQEKDPDGLEQEQDSTQNKVVEEWKTHTSYDMGLETERAAREKLQKQSIHHEETVKPQEAGEEETKLDPESDTVPVAPEPEPTPDPQAELGLQIHTQDHDHDAPVLATPEPVPAQGQVTTDTPAETSSEPIPSLDSNPDTSPDEAENKPTSQSAGPTHTGAVRVASAGDEFPVDSFVFAEHSDSQCGVIPPELATCESSPFGSPLLSMDEAVTEDQQTDQRHSSGPETEIQSTPGLVDQEQEQHEVLEDGLSVLDQVGNTSHHQDKEQQTGETNIARETDPSVPSKEDIPTFDEWKKQVMEVEKEKSQSLHTSTSSSPHPTKKVQKNFKNNYASVECGAKILSANSEAKSTSAILMENMDLYMLNPCSNKIWFVIELCEPIQVKQLDIANFELFSSTPKDFLVSISDRYPTNKWVKLGTFHARDERIVQSFPLDEQLYAKYVKMFIKYIKVELLSHFGSEHFCPLSLIRVFGTSMVEEYEEIADSQYPSERLEYLDEDYDYPPGYQPTEDKASKNLLGSATNAILNMVNNIAANVLGGKPELESGAETGGNATIEGGGKESTESAKPTEALHTVLQPSKPEQPTTEEVSVSSDSSTSSHSSSDPHKDGQIVTLVEEEEEDEEPRLSTVTLLEEEGEEEEGEKSEEEMRKEADRNQWESQAYCPFSSFSSLSLSCMVTLPELLHRWCSARLAKERLRSLKKRQLSTQTQTRPTVSTPVLTHTPPLIPIPAPTPTQEALPLTEKAPELEVHEKGQNECKALSEAYTTDTPLSTDTPDSYTPELNILLEPSRTSTIPPQSFSDSHSSLTQPTPTPEENSLPLVKDTTLDPVPTPPLQAVSIPKTQHASSVTPTLSASTPPLSPSSETASPVVVVPPVKDQPVQPLPTASRPEDFISPPTELPAALPSNDIHTDSVKSGVDTGDSQRQNVQASQTHGEQADSLPQTGEPHRVEETVEEELLSASGNGNAQRTATDFYAELQNGGDYNGGAVNGNSVLVNGGAVHGSSQKESVFMRLNNRIKALEMNMSLSSRYLEELSQRYRKQMEEMQKAFNKTIIKLQNTSRIAEEQDQKQTESIQVLQSQLENVTKLMLNLTATVSELQREVSDRQSYLVVSLVLCLFLGILLCLQCCRSSAPSPSTNSTALPKSNHYPSPKRCFSSYDDMSLKRRVTCPLVRSKSFHLSSTEVGPDDLYIVEPLRFSPEKKKKRCKTKSLDKVETLKAFDPSALLTNRDPKCNGFHPCLPAPPSSTRPLPLPPPPPPPPPPLPPPLQHPRRAHYCPVVPPRSSPQRLAAAARPPILRSRTLAGSPLPLPSSPLMACATATGFLSPQPAGC, from the exons GTACCCTAGTCAACATGTCTATTGTTCAGAGCAGAGCTTGTCCAGCTCAGGTCAGTCTCGACAGGAGAAAGATCCTGATGGCCTCGAGCAGGAGCAGGACTCCACGCAAAACAAG GTGGTGGAAGAATGGAAGACACACACATCATACGATATGGGGctagagacagagagagcagcaCGAGAGAAACTACAAAAACAGAGCATACACCATGAAGAG ACTGTGAAGCCACAAGAAGCTGGAGAGGAGGAGACAAAGCTAGACCCAGAGTCAGATACTGTACCTGTTGCCCCTGAGCCAGAACCTACCCCAGATCCCCAGGCTGAGTTGGGCCTGCAGATTCACACACAGGACCACGACCATGATGCCCCAGTGCTCGCCACTCCAGAACCAGTTCCAGCACAGGGCCAAGTGACCACAGATACCCCAGCAGAGACTTCAAGTGAACCAATTCCCAGTCTAGACTCAAACCCAGACACATCCCCCGATGAAGCTGAAAACAAACCTACCTCACAGAGTGCTGGGCCGACCCACACAGG TGCAGTGCGGGTTGCCAGTGCAGGAGATGAATTCCCAGTAGACAGCTTTGTCTTTGCTGAGCACTCTGATTCACAGTGCGGGGTCATTCCCCCCGAACTGGCAACCTGTGAAAGCTCCCCTTTTGGCAGCCCTCTCCTCAG CATGGATGAGGCTGTCACAGAGGACCAGCAGACAGATCAGAGGCACAGCTCTGGTCCTGAAACAGAAATTCAGTCCACTCCAGGCCTAGTGGACCAGGAACAAGAGCAGCATGAGGTGCTGGAAGATGGGCTGTCTGTTTTGGATCAAGTGGGCAACACCTCACACCACCAAGACAAAGAACAGCAG ACAGGGGAAACAAACATTGCCAGGGAGACTGATCCCTCTGTGCCCAGCAAAGAGGACATCCCTACCTTTGATGAATGGAAGAAGCAAGTCATGGAGGTGGAAAAGGAGAAAA GTCAGTCTCTCCATACCTCAACCAGCAGCAGCCCTCATCCAACAAAGAAGGTCCAGAAAAACTTCAAGAATAACTACGCTTCTGTAGAGTGTGGAGCCAAGATACTCTCTGCCAACAGTGAGGCCAAG agcACGTCTGCTATTCTCATGGAGAATATGGACTTATACATGTTAAATCCATGCAGCAACAAAATTTG GTTTGTGATAGAACTCTGTGAGCCTATTCAAGTGAAGCAGTTGGACATTGCAAACTTTGAGCTTTTCTCATCTACACCCAAAGACTTTCTAGTTTCCATCAGTGACAG ATATCCTACCAACAAGTGGGTAAAGCTGGGAACATTCCATGCTCGTGATGAACGGATAGTCCAGAGCTTCCCATTGGATGAACAGCTTTACGCTAAATATGTGAAG ATGTTCATCAAGTACATAAAG GTTGAACTTCTCTCTCACTTTGGATCTGAACACTTCTGTCCCCTCAGTCTTATCAG GGTGTTTGGTACCAGCATGGTGGAGGAGTATGAGGAGATAGCAGATTCTCAGTACCCGTCAGAGAGACTTGAGTATTTGGATGAGGACTATG ACTATCCTCCTGGCTACCAACCAACAGAAGACAAGGCCTCTAAAAACCTGCTTGGTTCAGCAACCa atgcCATCCTAAACATGGTAAACAACATTGCTGCTAATGTGCTGGGAGGAAAGCCAGAGCTGGAGAGTGGAGCAGAAACTGGAG GTAACGCAACCATAGAGGGGGGTGGAAAGGAGAGCACAGAGTCAGCTAAACCAACTGAGGCCCTACACACAGT aCTGCAACCTTCAAAGCCAGAACAACCTACAACAGAAGAAGTCTCTGTCTCTAGTGACTCCTCCACATCTTCCCACTCATCATCTGATCCACATAAGGATGGACAGATTGTCACTCTagtagaggaggaggaagaggacgagGAGCCCAGACTGTCAACTGTTACTCTAttggaggaggagggagaggaagaagaaggggAAAAGAGCGAGGAGGAGATGAGGAAGGAGGCAGACAGGAACCAGTGGGAGAGCCAGGCTTACTGtcctttctcctccttctcctccctctctttGTCTTGCATGGTCACCCTGCCTGAGCTGCTCCATCGCTGGTGCTCTGCCAGGCTGGCCAAGGAGCGACTGCGCAGCCTTAAGAAGAGGCAGCTTAGTACTCAAACACAGACTCGCCCTACTGTGAGCACAcctgtcctcacacacacacctccactGATTCCTATTCCTGCCCCCACACCTACCCAAGAAGCCCTCCCTCTCACAGAAAAAGCTCCAGAACTCGAGGTGCATGAGAAGGGGCAAAATGAGTGCAAAGCTCTCAGTGAGGCATACACCACTGACACACCTCTCAGCACTGACACGCCTGATTCATACACTCCCGAGCTCAACATCCTCCTAGAGCCCAGTAGAACCTCCACCATCCCCCCTCAGAGTTTCTCAGACAGCCACAGCTCCCTAACGCAGCCTACCCCAACCCCTGAGGAGAACTCGTTACCTTTAGTTAAAGACACAACCCTAGATCCTGTCCCCACTCCACCCCTCCAAGCTGTCTCTATCCCAAAGACGCAGCACGCCAGCAGCGTCACCCCCACGCTTTCTGCCAGCACTCCCCCGTTATCTCCATCTTCTGAGACGGCTTCTCCTGTTGTCGTGGTTCCTCCTGTCAAAGATCAGCCCGTTCAGCCTCTTCCCACTGCTTCAAGACCTGAGGATTTTATCTCCCCTCCCACTGAGCTGCCAGCAGCTTTGCCTTCAAATGACATTCACACAGACTCAGTTAAGTCAGGCGTAGACACTGGGGACTCGCAGAGACAAAATGTTCAGGCTTCCCAGACCCACGGGGAGCAGGCTGATTCACTTCCTCAGACAGGAGAGCCTCATCGGGTGGAAGAGACCGTAGAAGAGGAACTGCTGAGCGCTAGTGGGAATGGCAACGCCCAGCGGACGGCTACAGACTTCTATGCAGAGCTGCAGAACGGTGGAGATTATAATGGTGGAGCAGTGAATGGGAACAGCGTGTTAGTTAACGGAGGCGCAGTCCACGGATCCAGCCAGAAAGAGAGTGTGTTCATGAGGCTGAACAACAGGATCAAAGCTCTGGAGATGAACATGAGTCTGTCCAGCAGATACTTGGAGGAACTAAGCCAGAG ATATCGTAAACAGATGGAAGAGATGCAGAAAGCGTTCAATAAGACCATCATCAAGCTGCAAAACACCTCTCGTATTGCTGAGGAACAG GACCAGAAGCAGACAGAGTCCATCCAAGTCCTGCAGAGCCAGTTGGAAAACGTCACTAAACTGATGCTCAATCTCACAGCTACAGTCAGCGAGCTGCAGAGAGAG GTATCGGACCGTCAGAGCTACCTGGTGGTCTCTCTGGTTCTGTGTCTATTTCTGGGGATCCTGCTGTGTCTGCAGTGCTGCCGCAGCTCGGCCCCCAGCCCCAGCACCAACTCTACTGCTCTTCCCAAGAGCAACCACTACCCCAGCCCCAAGAG ATGCTTCTCCTCTTACGATGACATGAGCCTGAAGCGCAGGGTGACCTGCCCGCTTGTTCGCTCCAAGTCGTTTCACCTGTCCTCTACAGAAG TAGGTCCAGATGACTTGTACATTGTAGAACCTCTAAGGTTTTCTCCAGAGAAAAAG AAAAAACGCTGCAAGACAAAGTCTTTGGACAAAGTTGAGACTCTGAAGGCATTCGATCCTTCTGCTCTCCTCACTAACAGGGATCCCAAGTGTAACGGCTTTCACCCGTGTCTCCCTGCGCCACCATCCTCAACACGcccccttcctcttcctcctcctcctcctccccctcctcctcccttgCCTCCTCCCCTTCAACACCCCAGGAGGGCCCATTATTGCCCCGTCGTGCCTCCAAGGAGTTCCCCTCAGAGACTAGCAGCTGCAGCTCGTCCACCCATTCTGAGGAGTCGTACGCTAGCCggctcccccctccctctcccgtCTTCCCCGCTGATGGCGTGTGCAACGGCCACGGGCTTTCTTTCCCCTCAGCCAGCCGGTTGCTAA
- the suco gene encoding SUN domain-containing ossification factor isoform X4 has product MKRLRVLLVCLIVALLCWYPSQHVYCSEQSLSSSGQSRQEKDPDGLEQEQDSTQNKVVEEWKTHTSYDMGLETERAAREKLQKQSIHHEETVKPQEAGEEETKLDPESDTVPVAPEPEPTPDPQAELGLQIHTQDHDHDAPVLATPEPVPAQGQVTTDTPAETSSEPIPSLDSNPDTSPDEAENKPTSQSAGPTHTGMDEAVTEDQQTDQRHSSGPETEIQSTPGLVDQEQEQHEVLEDGLSVLDQVGNTSHHQDKEQQTGETNIARETDPSVPSKEDIPTFDEWKKQVMEVEKEKSQSLHTSTSSSPHPTKKVQKNFKNNYASVECGAKILSANSEAKSTSAILMENMDLYMLNPCSNKIWFVIELCEPIQVKQLDIANFELFSSTPKDFLVSISDRYPTNKWVKLGTFHARDERIVQSFPLDEQLYAKYVKMFIKYIKVELLSHFGSEHFCPLSLIRVFGTSMVEEYEEIADSQYPSERLEYLDEDYDYPPGYQPTEDKASKNLLGSATNAILNMVNNIAANVLGGKPELESGAETGGNATIEGGGKESTESAKPTEALHTVLQPSKPEQPTTEEVSVSSDSSTSSHSSSDPHKDGQIVTLVEEEEEDEEPRLSTVTLLEEEGEEEEGEKSEEEMRKEADRNQWESQAYCPFSSFSSLSLSCMVTLPELLHRWCSARLAKERLRSLKKRQLSTQTQTRPTVSTPVLTHTPPLIPIPAPTPTQEALPLTEKAPELEVHEKGQNECKALSEAYTTDTPLSTDTPDSYTPELNILLEPSRTSTIPPQSFSDSHSSLTQPTPTPEENSLPLVKDTTLDPVPTPPLQAVSIPKTQHASSVTPTLSASTPPLSPSSETASPVVVVPPVKDQPVQPLPTASRPEDFISPPTELPAALPSNDIHTDSVKSGVDTGDSQRQNVQASQTHGEQADSLPQTGEPHRVEETVEEELLSASGNGNAQRTATDFYAELQNGGDYNGGAVNGNSVLVNGGAVHGSSQKESVFMRLNNRIKALEMNMSLSSRYLEELSQRYRKQMEEMQKAFNKTIIKLQNTSRIAEEQDQKQTESIQVLQSQLENVTKLMLNLTATVSELQREVSDRQSYLVVSLVLCLFLGILLCLQCCRSSAPSPSTNSTALPKSNHYPSPKRCFSSYDDMSLKRRVTCPLVRSKSFHLSSTEVGPDDLYIVEPLRFSPEKKKKRCKTKSLDKVETLKAFDPSALLTNRDPKCNGFHPCLPAPPSSTRPLPLPPPPPPPPPPLPPPLQHPRRAHYCPVVPPRSSPQRLAAAARPPILRSRTLAGSPLPLPSSPLMACATATGFLSPQPAGC; this is encoded by the exons GTACCCTAGTCAACATGTCTATTGTTCAGAGCAGAGCTTGTCCAGCTCAGGTCAGTCTCGACAGGAGAAAGATCCTGATGGCCTCGAGCAGGAGCAGGACTCCACGCAAAACAAG GTGGTGGAAGAATGGAAGACACACACATCATACGATATGGGGctagagacagagagagcagcaCGAGAGAAACTACAAAAACAGAGCATACACCATGAAGAG ACTGTGAAGCCACAAGAAGCTGGAGAGGAGGAGACAAAGCTAGACCCAGAGTCAGATACTGTACCTGTTGCCCCTGAGCCAGAACCTACCCCAGATCCCCAGGCTGAGTTGGGCCTGCAGATTCACACACAGGACCACGACCATGATGCCCCAGTGCTCGCCACTCCAGAACCAGTTCCAGCACAGGGCCAAGTGACCACAGATACCCCAGCAGAGACTTCAAGTGAACCAATTCCCAGTCTAGACTCAAACCCAGACACATCCCCCGATGAAGCTGAAAACAAACCTACCTCACAGAGTGCTGGGCCGACCCACACAGG CATGGATGAGGCTGTCACAGAGGACCAGCAGACAGATCAGAGGCACAGCTCTGGTCCTGAAACAGAAATTCAGTCCACTCCAGGCCTAGTGGACCAGGAACAAGAGCAGCATGAGGTGCTGGAAGATGGGCTGTCTGTTTTGGATCAAGTGGGCAACACCTCACACCACCAAGACAAAGAACAGCAG ACAGGGGAAACAAACATTGCCAGGGAGACTGATCCCTCTGTGCCCAGCAAAGAGGACATCCCTACCTTTGATGAATGGAAGAAGCAAGTCATGGAGGTGGAAAAGGAGAAAA GTCAGTCTCTCCATACCTCAACCAGCAGCAGCCCTCATCCAACAAAGAAGGTCCAGAAAAACTTCAAGAATAACTACGCTTCTGTAGAGTGTGGAGCCAAGATACTCTCTGCCAACAGTGAGGCCAAG agcACGTCTGCTATTCTCATGGAGAATATGGACTTATACATGTTAAATCCATGCAGCAACAAAATTTG GTTTGTGATAGAACTCTGTGAGCCTATTCAAGTGAAGCAGTTGGACATTGCAAACTTTGAGCTTTTCTCATCTACACCCAAAGACTTTCTAGTTTCCATCAGTGACAG ATATCCTACCAACAAGTGGGTAAAGCTGGGAACATTCCATGCTCGTGATGAACGGATAGTCCAGAGCTTCCCATTGGATGAACAGCTTTACGCTAAATATGTGAAG ATGTTCATCAAGTACATAAAG GTTGAACTTCTCTCTCACTTTGGATCTGAACACTTCTGTCCCCTCAGTCTTATCAG GGTGTTTGGTACCAGCATGGTGGAGGAGTATGAGGAGATAGCAGATTCTCAGTACCCGTCAGAGAGACTTGAGTATTTGGATGAGGACTATG ACTATCCTCCTGGCTACCAACCAACAGAAGACAAGGCCTCTAAAAACCTGCTTGGTTCAGCAACCa atgcCATCCTAAACATGGTAAACAACATTGCTGCTAATGTGCTGGGAGGAAAGCCAGAGCTGGAGAGTGGAGCAGAAACTGGAG GTAACGCAACCATAGAGGGGGGTGGAAAGGAGAGCACAGAGTCAGCTAAACCAACTGAGGCCCTACACACAGT aCTGCAACCTTCAAAGCCAGAACAACCTACAACAGAAGAAGTCTCTGTCTCTAGTGACTCCTCCACATCTTCCCACTCATCATCTGATCCACATAAGGATGGACAGATTGTCACTCTagtagaggaggaggaagaggacgagGAGCCCAGACTGTCAACTGTTACTCTAttggaggaggagggagaggaagaagaaggggAAAAGAGCGAGGAGGAGATGAGGAAGGAGGCAGACAGGAACCAGTGGGAGAGCCAGGCTTACTGtcctttctcctccttctcctccctctctttGTCTTGCATGGTCACCCTGCCTGAGCTGCTCCATCGCTGGTGCTCTGCCAGGCTGGCCAAGGAGCGACTGCGCAGCCTTAAGAAGAGGCAGCTTAGTACTCAAACACAGACTCGCCCTACTGTGAGCACAcctgtcctcacacacacacctccactGATTCCTATTCCTGCCCCCACACCTACCCAAGAAGCCCTCCCTCTCACAGAAAAAGCTCCAGAACTCGAGGTGCATGAGAAGGGGCAAAATGAGTGCAAAGCTCTCAGTGAGGCATACACCACTGACACACCTCTCAGCACTGACACGCCTGATTCATACACTCCCGAGCTCAACATCCTCCTAGAGCCCAGTAGAACCTCCACCATCCCCCCTCAGAGTTTCTCAGACAGCCACAGCTCCCTAACGCAGCCTACCCCAACCCCTGAGGAGAACTCGTTACCTTTAGTTAAAGACACAACCCTAGATCCTGTCCCCACTCCACCCCTCCAAGCTGTCTCTATCCCAAAGACGCAGCACGCCAGCAGCGTCACCCCCACGCTTTCTGCCAGCACTCCCCCGTTATCTCCATCTTCTGAGACGGCTTCTCCTGTTGTCGTGGTTCCTCCTGTCAAAGATCAGCCCGTTCAGCCTCTTCCCACTGCTTCAAGACCTGAGGATTTTATCTCCCCTCCCACTGAGCTGCCAGCAGCTTTGCCTTCAAATGACATTCACACAGACTCAGTTAAGTCAGGCGTAGACACTGGGGACTCGCAGAGACAAAATGTTCAGGCTTCCCAGACCCACGGGGAGCAGGCTGATTCACTTCCTCAGACAGGAGAGCCTCATCGGGTGGAAGAGACCGTAGAAGAGGAACTGCTGAGCGCTAGTGGGAATGGCAACGCCCAGCGGACGGCTACAGACTTCTATGCAGAGCTGCAGAACGGTGGAGATTATAATGGTGGAGCAGTGAATGGGAACAGCGTGTTAGTTAACGGAGGCGCAGTCCACGGATCCAGCCAGAAAGAGAGTGTGTTCATGAGGCTGAACAACAGGATCAAAGCTCTGGAGATGAACATGAGTCTGTCCAGCAGATACTTGGAGGAACTAAGCCAGAG ATATCGTAAACAGATGGAAGAGATGCAGAAAGCGTTCAATAAGACCATCATCAAGCTGCAAAACACCTCTCGTATTGCTGAGGAACAG GACCAGAAGCAGACAGAGTCCATCCAAGTCCTGCAGAGCCAGTTGGAAAACGTCACTAAACTGATGCTCAATCTCACAGCTACAGTCAGCGAGCTGCAGAGAGAG GTATCGGACCGTCAGAGCTACCTGGTGGTCTCTCTGGTTCTGTGTCTATTTCTGGGGATCCTGCTGTGTCTGCAGTGCTGCCGCAGCTCGGCCCCCAGCCCCAGCACCAACTCTACTGCTCTTCCCAAGAGCAACCACTACCCCAGCCCCAAGAG ATGCTTCTCCTCTTACGATGACATGAGCCTGAAGCGCAGGGTGACCTGCCCGCTTGTTCGCTCCAAGTCGTTTCACCTGTCCTCTACAGAAG TAGGTCCAGATGACTTGTACATTGTAGAACCTCTAAGGTTTTCTCCAGAGAAAAAG AAAAAACGCTGCAAGACAAAGTCTTTGGACAAAGTTGAGACTCTGAAGGCATTCGATCCTTCTGCTCTCCTCACTAACAGGGATCCCAAGTGTAACGGCTTTCACCCGTGTCTCCCTGCGCCACCATCCTCAACACGcccccttcctcttcctcctcctcctcctccccctcctcctcccttgCCTCCTCCCCTTCAACACCCCAGGAGGGCCCATTATTGCCCCGTCGTGCCTCCAAGGAGTTCCCCTCAGAGACTAGCAGCTGCAGCTCGTCCACCCATTCTGAGGAGTCGTACGCTAGCCggctcccccctccctctcccgtCTTCCCCGCTGATGGCGTGTGCAACGGCCACGGGCTTTCTTTCCCCTCAGCCAGCCGGTTGCTAA